In one window of Cupriavidus necator N-1 DNA:
- the hutU gene encoding urocanate hydratase, which produces MTKTTTTTRFRDTEIRAPRGTTLTAKSWLTEAPLRMLMNNLDPEVAENPKELVVYGGIGRAARNWECYDRIVEALTRLEDDQTLLVQSGKPVGVFRTHRDAPRVLIANSNLVPHWANWEHFNELDAKGLAMYGQMTAGSWIYIGSQGIVQGTYETFVEAGRQHFGGNLKGRWVLTAGLGGMGGAQPLAATLAGACSLNIECQQSRIDFRLKTRYVDEQATDLDDALARIDRYTSQGKAISIALCANAAEVLPELVRRGVRPDMVTDQTSAHDPLNGYLPAGWSWDEYRERAQREPAVVVKAAKASMAAHVRAMLAFQQMGVPTFDYGNNIRQMAKEEGVANAFDFPGFVPAYIRPLFCRGIGPFRWAALSGDPQDIYKTDAKVKELIPDDEHLHRWLDMARERISFQGLPARICWVGLGLRAKLGLAFNEMVRSGELSAPVVIGRDHLDSGSVASPNRETEAMQDGSDAVSDWPLLNALLNTASGATWVSLHHGGGVGMGFSQHSGVVIVCDGTDEAAARIARVLHNDPATGVMRHADAGYQIAVDCAREQGLDLPMLNHASRD; this is translated from the coding sequence GTGACCAAGACCACCACCACCACGCGTTTCCGCGACACCGAAATCCGCGCCCCCCGCGGCACCACGCTGACGGCCAAGAGCTGGCTCACGGAAGCCCCGCTGCGCATGCTGATGAACAACCTCGACCCCGAGGTGGCGGAGAACCCGAAGGAGCTGGTGGTCTATGGCGGCATCGGCCGCGCCGCCCGGAACTGGGAATGCTATGACCGCATCGTCGAGGCCCTGACCCGCCTGGAAGACGACCAGACCCTGCTGGTGCAGTCGGGCAAGCCCGTGGGCGTGTTCCGCACCCATCGCGACGCGCCGCGCGTGCTGATCGCCAACTCCAACCTGGTGCCGCACTGGGCCAACTGGGAACACTTCAACGAACTCGACGCCAAGGGCCTGGCCATGTACGGCCAGATGACCGCCGGCAGCTGGATCTACATCGGCAGCCAGGGCATCGTGCAGGGCACCTATGAGACCTTCGTCGAGGCCGGCCGCCAGCACTTCGGCGGCAACCTGAAGGGCCGCTGGGTGCTGACCGCCGGCCTGGGCGGCATGGGCGGCGCGCAGCCGCTGGCCGCCACGCTGGCCGGCGCCTGTTCGCTCAATATCGAATGCCAGCAGAGCCGCATCGACTTCCGCCTGAAGACCCGCTACGTCGACGAGCAGGCCACCGACCTGGACGACGCGCTGGCCCGCATCGACCGCTATACCTCGCAAGGCAAGGCCATCTCGATCGCGCTGTGCGCCAACGCCGCCGAGGTGCTGCCCGAGCTGGTGCGCCGCGGCGTGCGCCCGGACATGGTCACCGACCAGACCAGCGCGCATGACCCGCTCAACGGCTACCTGCCGGCCGGCTGGAGCTGGGACGAATACCGCGAACGCGCGCAGCGCGAGCCGGCGGTGGTGGTCAAGGCCGCCAAGGCCTCGATGGCCGCGCATGTGCGCGCCATGCTGGCGTTCCAGCAGATGGGCGTGCCGACCTTCGACTACGGCAACAATATCCGCCAGATGGCCAAGGAAGAAGGCGTGGCCAACGCCTTCGACTTCCCCGGCTTCGTGCCCGCCTATATCCGTCCGCTGTTCTGCCGCGGCATCGGGCCGTTCCGCTGGGCCGCGCTGTCGGGCGACCCGCAGGACATCTACAAGACCGACGCCAAGGTCAAGGAACTGATCCCCGATGACGAGCACCTGCACCGCTGGCTCGACATGGCGCGCGAGCGCATCAGCTTCCAGGGCCTGCCGGCGCGGATCTGCTGGGTGGGCCTGGGCCTGCGCGCCAAGCTTGGCCTGGCCTTCAACGAGATGGTGCGCAGCGGCGAGCTGTCGGCGCCGGTCGTGATCGGCCGCGACCACCTGGACTCGGGCTCGGTCGCCAGCCCCAACCGCGAGACCGAAGCCATGCAGGACGGCTCGGATGCGGTGTCGGACTGGCCGCTGCTGAACGCGCTGCTCAACACCGCCAGCGGCGCCACCTGGGTCTCGCTGCACCACGGCGGCGGCGTGGGCATGGGCTTCTCGCAGCATTCCGGCGTGGTGATCGTGTGCGACGGCACCGATGAAGCCGCCGCCCGCATCGCCCGCGTGCTGCACAACGACCCCGCCACCGGCGTGATGCGCCATGCCGACGCCGGCTACCAGATCGCCGTCGACTGCGCGCGCGAGCAGGGCCTGGACCTGCCGATGCTGAACCACGCATCGCGCGACTAA
- the hutC gene encoding histidine utilization repressor, whose amino-acid sequence MAKPKGNPLSLVSDSMPAPLYARVKQHISSRIADGSWPPHHRVPSETELVESLGVSRMTVHRALRELTAEGMLVRLQGVGTFVAEPKRRTALYAVNNIAEDIASRGHRHHAQVISLEAERAGPAQAAALEVALEERVFHSVIVHYEDDVAIQLEDRYVNAAVAPDYLAQDFTSETPYQYLSRIAPLTEGEHVVEAVLALPEECGLLAIQRGEPCLLIRRRTWSAGRVVTSVRLVHPGSLHRLEGRFTS is encoded by the coding sequence ATGGCCAAACCCAAGGGGAACCCGTTGTCGCTCGTGTCCGACTCTATGCCGGCGCCGCTCTATGCGCGCGTCAAGCAGCACATCAGCAGCAGGATCGCTGACGGCAGCTGGCCGCCGCATCACCGCGTGCCGTCCGAGACCGAACTGGTCGAGTCTCTGGGCGTGAGCCGCATGACCGTGCATCGCGCGCTGCGCGAGCTGACCGCGGAAGGCATGCTGGTGCGGCTGCAGGGCGTCGGCACCTTCGTCGCCGAACCCAAACGGCGGACCGCGCTGTATGCGGTCAACAATATTGCCGAAGACATCGCTTCACGCGGACACCGGCATCACGCGCAGGTCATCAGCCTGGAGGCGGAACGCGCCGGCCCGGCACAGGCCGCGGCACTGGAGGTGGCGCTGGAGGAACGGGTCTTCCATTCCGTGATCGTGCATTACGAGGACGATGTGGCGATCCAGCTTGAGGACCGCTATGTCAATGCCGCGGTGGCGCCGGACTACCTGGCGCAGGACTTCACCAGCGAAACCCCCTACCAATACCTGTCCCGCATCGCGCCGCTGACCGAAGGCGAGCACGTGGTCGAGGCCGTGCTGGCGCTGCCGGAAGAGTGCGGGCTGCTGGCCATCCAGCGGGGCGAGCCGTGCCTGCTGATCCGGCGCCGCACCTGGTCCGCGGGCCGGGTGGTGACGTCGGTGCGGCTGGTGCATCCCGGCTCGCTGCATCGCCTGGAAGGCCGGTTCACGTCCTAG
- a CDS encoding diguanylate cyclase: protein MTPDTAPPSHQAAPGPSAPQRRWLPLLLAGAGYFVLAAAALWLARLPGTVEAVWLPNAFGLGLLLHRPRAEGPWLLAGMMGASVLANYAAGDSVATALMLTGANLAEMLFALGLLRLLDRHAVLGRHGPLAAFAVMLAVGGILAPALGATAGAMAIATTHGTSFASVWWTWWQADALGVALLLPMMLSMTAVRVRAAIARPLLAPQAGALALCLAIGAFAQWQGHDPFAAMSLPLVLVALAGNPFATALLTLVATLCLQALMLLAHRHEAVPLSAAVIMVFPVCIAYLTEQNRHGRASLRSSDKRFRQAMEHSAIGMALVSMDGRWQTVNRAMTELLGYGAAELRELSYQQLTHPDDLTGDLFQVDNLLSGKIESYRLEKRYRHKDGHYRWVLLAVSLVRDEQTGEPQHFITQVEDVHARKLAQQELERLSRRIQLAAEAGGVGIWEWDFTSAGITWDARMHALHSTDPAGGAPVVEQWIAMLHPDDVSRVSGEMRQAIRGEARFDTEYRIARPDGNVRHVRAMAMVTRTDDGTAKALVGTNWDITEQRRLTEALFEEKERLHITLRSIGDAVICTDAAMHVTFMNPIAEQLTGWTMASANGLPLERVFRIVDEATGDPIPSPVEACLRTLAPAYLQDGAVLQSLTGERHDVQDSAAPVLTARGEVLGAVLVFQDITTARALQRELARSAMHDALTGLPNRTWFEKRLREACDAARLHGHRAALCFIDLDRFKIVNDTAGHGAGDVLLRELGYMIRNHVRPDDVLARLGGDEFALLLKDCTVDQAEQVCQGVIDAIRGRRFPWEGRVYDVGASIGIAAIDLDVPPVSELMSRADVACYAAKAAGRSRVSVYRRDESDARRHHRELEVAAGIHSALEANRFRLFAQEIRALQPEQNEDGAEHRHIEILVRMVDEHGELIMPGAFIPAAERYDLMGHVDRWVIRNVLRGYGERLGAVPGLSVSINLSANSLGEPFLLPFLHAELEASALPASRIRLEITETALINNMAAANRLVAEMRRAGCTVSLDDFGSGLSSFAYLKQFPVDFLKIDGSFIRQLADNAVDREIVSSINDIGHRLGVRTVAEWVEDERTLDALRAIGVDYAQGYVIGRPVALDVFLAGCQQRDAQAS, encoded by the coding sequence ATGACGCCCGACACGGCCCCGCCGAGCCACCAGGCCGCTCCAGGCCCTTCCGCCCCGCAGCGCCGCTGGCTGCCCTTGCTGCTGGCCGGCGCCGGCTATTTCGTGCTGGCGGCGGCTGCGCTGTGGCTGGCGCGGCTGCCCGGTACCGTGGAGGCGGTGTGGCTGCCCAACGCCTTCGGGCTGGGCCTGCTGCTGCACCGACCGCGCGCGGAGGGGCCATGGTTGCTGGCGGGCATGATGGGCGCCAGCGTGCTGGCCAACTACGCGGCCGGCGACAGCGTCGCCACCGCGCTGATGCTGACCGGCGCCAACCTTGCCGAGATGCTGTTCGCGCTCGGGCTCCTGCGCCTGCTGGACCGGCATGCCGTCCTGGGGCGGCACGGTCCGCTGGCCGCGTTCGCGGTGATGCTGGCGGTGGGCGGCATCCTGGCGCCGGCACTGGGGGCCACTGCCGGCGCCATGGCCATCGCCACGACCCATGGCACCAGCTTCGCCTCGGTCTGGTGGACGTGGTGGCAGGCCGACGCGCTCGGCGTGGCGCTGTTGCTGCCGATGATGTTGTCGATGACGGCGGTGCGCGTGCGCGCTGCCATCGCGCGGCCGCTGCTGGCGCCGCAGGCGGGCGCGCTGGCGCTGTGCTTGGCCATCGGCGCCTTCGCGCAGTGGCAGGGCCATGACCCGTTTGCCGCGATGTCGCTGCCGCTGGTGCTGGTGGCACTGGCCGGCAATCCGTTTGCCACCGCGCTGCTGACGCTGGTTGCCACGCTCTGCCTGCAGGCGCTGATGCTGCTCGCGCACCGCCATGAAGCGGTGCCGCTGTCGGCGGCGGTAATCATGGTGTTCCCGGTCTGCATCGCCTACCTGACCGAGCAGAACCGGCACGGCCGCGCCAGCCTGCGCAGCAGCGACAAGCGCTTTCGCCAGGCCATGGAGCATTCGGCCATCGGCATGGCGCTGGTCAGCATGGACGGCCGCTGGCAGACGGTGAACCGTGCCATGACCGAGCTGCTGGGCTACGGCGCGGCCGAGCTGCGCGAGTTGAGCTACCAGCAGCTGACCCATCCCGACGACCTGACCGGCGACCTGTTCCAGGTCGACAACCTGCTGTCCGGCAAGATCGAGTCCTACCGCCTGGAAAAGCGCTACCGCCACAAGGACGGCCATTACCGCTGGGTCCTGCTGGCGGTATCGCTGGTGCGCGACGAACAGACCGGCGAGCCGCAGCACTTCATCACCCAGGTGGAAGACGTCCACGCGCGCAAGCTGGCGCAGCAAGAGCTGGAACGGCTGTCGCGCCGCATCCAGCTGGCGGCTGAAGCCGGCGGCGTGGGCATCTGGGAGTGGGACTTCACCAGCGCCGGCATCACCTGGGACGCGCGCATGCACGCGCTGCACAGCACCGACCCCGCGGGCGGTGCGCCAGTGGTGGAGCAATGGATCGCGATGCTGCATCCGGACGACGTCAGCCGTGTCAGCGGCGAGATGCGCCAGGCCATCCGCGGCGAGGCGCGGTTCGATACCGAATACCGCATCGCGCGTCCCGACGGCAATGTGCGCCACGTGCGCGCGATGGCCATGGTCACGCGCACCGACGATGGCACCGCGAAGGCCCTGGTCGGCACCAACTGGGACATCACCGAGCAGCGGCGCCTGACCGAGGCACTGTTCGAAGAGAAGGAACGCCTGCACATCACGCTGCGTTCGATCGGCGATGCCGTGATCTGCACCGATGCGGCCATGCACGTGACCTTCATGAACCCGATTGCCGAACAGCTGACCGGCTGGACCATGGCCAGCGCCAACGGCCTGCCGCTGGAGCGGGTCTTCCGCATCGTCGACGAAGCCACCGGCGACCCCATCCCCAGCCCGGTCGAAGCCTGCCTGCGCACGCTCGCGCCCGCCTACCTGCAGGACGGTGCGGTACTGCAGAGCCTGACCGGCGAGCGCCACGACGTGCAAGACTCGGCCGCGCCCGTGCTGACCGCGCGCGGCGAGGTGCTGGGCGCGGTGCTGGTGTTCCAGGACATCACCACCGCGCGCGCGCTGCAGCGCGAGCTGGCGCGTTCAGCCATGCACGATGCCTTGACCGGGCTGCCCAACCGCACCTGGTTCGAGAAGCGCCTGCGCGAAGCCTGCGACGCGGCGCGGCTGCACGGCCACCGCGCCGCGCTCTGCTTCATCGACCTGGACCGCTTCAAGATCGTCAACGACACCGCCGGCCACGGCGCCGGCGACGTGCTGCTGCGCGAACTGGGCTATATGATCCGCAACCACGTGCGCCCCGACGACGTGCTGGCGCGCCTGGGCGGCGACGAGTTCGCGCTACTGCTCAAGGACTGCACCGTCGACCAGGCCGAGCAGGTCTGCCAGGGCGTGATCGATGCCATCCGCGGCCGCCGCTTCCCGTGGGAAGGACGCGTGTACGACGTCGGCGCCAGCATCGGCATCGCCGCCATCGACCTGGACGTGCCTCCGGTCAGCGAACTGATGAGCCGTGCCGACGTGGCCTGCTACGCCGCCAAGGCCGCCGGCCGCAGCCGCGTCTCGGTCTACCGCCGCGACGAGAGCGATGCCCGCCGCCACCACCGCGAACTGGAAGTTGCCGCCGGCATCCATTCGGCGCTTGAAGCCAACCGCTTCCGCTTGTTCGCGCAGGAGATCCGCGCACTGCAGCCCGAGCAGAACGAAGACGGCGCCGAACACCGCCATATCGAGATCCTGGTGCGCATGGTCGATGAGCACGGCGAGCTGATCATGCCCGGCGCCTTCATTCCCGCCGCCGAGCGCTACGACCTGATGGGCCACGTCGACCGCTGGGTCATCCGCAACGTGCTGCGCGGCTACGGCGAACGCCTGGGCGCCGTGCCCGGGCTATCGGTATCGATCAACCTGTCGGCCAACTCGCTCGGCGAGCCCTTCCTGCTGCCCTTCCTGCATGCCGAGCTGGAGGCCAGCGCCCTGCCCGCCAGCCGCATCCGGCTGGAGATCACGGAAACCGCGCTGATCAACAACATGGCCGCGGCCAACCGGCTGGTGGCGGAGATGCGGCGCGCCGGCTGCACCGTGTCGCTGGACGACTTTGGCTCGGGCCTGTCGTCGTTCGCCTACCTGAAGCAGTTCCCGGTGGACTTCCTGAAGATTGACGGCAGCTTTATCCGGCAACTAGCCGACAACGCGGTCGACCGCGAGATCGTCAGTTCGATCAACGACATCGGGCACCGGCTGGGGGTGCGCACGGTGGCGGAGTGGGTGGAGGATGAACGCACCCTCGACGCGCTGCGCGCGATCGGGGTGGACTATGCACAGGGGTATGTGATCGGGCGGCCGGTGGCGCTGGACGTGTTCCTGGCCGGATGCCAGCAGCGCGACGCGCAGGCATCGTAG
- a CDS encoding GNAT family N-acetyltransferase, which yields MNTAQLAGTVLATDFLLYKAPVIALIAVAPGAQQRGLGFYLLCRCIRAPALEGFSICRARISPGNDVSQQLFRKLGFELCCN from the coding sequence ATGAACACCGCTCAGCTGGCCGGGACGGTTCTAGCCACGGATTTTCTTCTGTACAAGGCTCCCGTCATCGCGTTGATCGCGGTTGCCCCGGGCGCACAGCAAAGGGGTTTGGGCTTCTACTTGTTGTGCCGCTGCATCCGAGCGCCGGCGCTTGAGGGTTTTTCCATTTGCCGGGCCAGGATTTCCCCAGGCAACGATGTCTCGCAGCAGCTATTCCGAAAGCTCGGCTTCGAGCTTTGCTGCAACTGA
- a CDS encoding nuclear transport factor 2 family protein, whose protein sequence is MSAAIQAQVTADPAALADRYLAAWNETDAARRRELIALAWTESASYADPLMRGDGHAGIDAMIAAVQGKFPGFRFTRVSPVDAHGEHLRFTWELGPAGEPALVVGTDFATISADGRLARMTGFIDRAPAGLA, encoded by the coding sequence ATGTCTGCCGCCATCCAAGCCCAAGTCACTGCCGATCCCGCCGCCCTTGCCGACCGCTACCTTGCCGCCTGGAACGAGACCGACGCCGCGCGCCGGCGCGAGCTGATCGCGCTGGCGTGGACGGAATCGGCAAGCTATGCCGATCCGCTGATGCGCGGCGACGGCCATGCTGGCATTGACGCAATGATCGCCGCGGTACAGGGGAAATTCCCCGGGTTCCGCTTTACCCGCGTGAGCCCGGTCGATGCGCACGGCGAACACCTGCGCTTTACCTGGGAACTGGGCCCGGCGGGAGAGCCGGCGCTGGTGGTCGGCACCGACTTCGCCACGATTTCCGCCGATGGCCGGCTCGCGCGCATGACCGGCTTCATCGACCGGGCCCCGGCCGGGCTGGCCTGA
- a CDS encoding c-type cytochrome, whose protein sequence is MARFLRVAAWGLAGTVVVVAVAAYAAVWVGERKAARIVAVKVSPIAIREDAAGIAHGKYLFESRGCMECHGAGAGGKQVIDDPGGLRVRAPDLTQANPAIAAYQPVDWVRSIRHGVAPSHRPLLIMPSEDYNRLSDEDLGALVGYLRSLPPAMGAPAEIRMPWLVRALYGVGIVQDAAAKIDHSLPVQPAMVPAPTASYGGYVANACLGCHGPDFRGGKIPGGPPDWPPAADLRPVPGGAMSRYGQASAFIAMMRSGKRPDGSAVSRVMPFDSFGRMNDTDLTALYLFLTGMPQR, encoded by the coding sequence ATGGCGCGATTTCTGCGGGTGGCGGCATGGGGGCTGGCCGGCACGGTTGTTGTCGTGGCCGTGGCGGCCTATGCCGCGGTATGGGTTGGCGAGCGCAAGGCGGCGCGCATTGTCGCGGTCAAGGTTTCACCCATCGCCATCCGTGAAGACGCCGCCGGCATTGCCCACGGCAAGTACCTGTTCGAATCGCGCGGCTGCATGGAGTGCCACGGCGCCGGCGCCGGCGGCAAGCAGGTGATCGACGATCCCGGCGGCCTGCGCGTGCGCGCGCCGGACCTGACGCAAGCCAATCCGGCCATTGCCGCCTACCAGCCGGTTGACTGGGTGCGGAGCATCCGCCATGGCGTGGCGCCCTCGCACCGGCCGCTGCTGATCATGCCCAGCGAGGATTACAACCGCCTGAGCGACGAGGACCTGGGCGCGCTGGTGGGCTACCTGCGCAGCCTGCCGCCGGCGATGGGGGCGCCCGCGGAGATCCGCATGCCATGGCTGGTGCGGGCGTTGTACGGTGTGGGCATCGTGCAGGACGCGGCCGCCAAGATCGACCACAGCTTGCCGGTGCAGCCTGCAATGGTGCCGGCGCCCACGGCCAGCTATGGCGGCTACGTCGCCAATGCCTGCCTGGGGTGTCACGGGCCGGACTTCCGCGGCGGCAAGATCCCGGGCGGGCCGCCCGACTGGCCGCCCGCGGCGGACCTGCGCCCCGTGCCGGGCGGCGCCATGTCGCGCTACGGCCAGGCTTCGGCCTTTATCGCGATGATGCGCAGCGGCAAGCGGCCCGATGGCAGCGCAGTGAGCCGCGTGATGCCGTTCGATTCGTTCGGACGCATGAACGATACCGACCTGACCGCGCTCTATCTGTTCCTGACCGGCATGCCGCAGCGCTGA
- a CDS encoding acyltransferase family protein, which produces MPAAQSPSVARLDSIQALRGLAAAFVVVYHSGLALGGADAPALSWLTDNVIKRGHVGVDVFFVISGFIIAWVAVLARPQPERPLSFMIRRCCRLAPPYWTMSAIHALLLNPVTPAVFAASLAFLPTATGHAPYYGYPALYVGWSLNYELAFYAAFALGLLLAGRRALLVVLAAFALTTLVLPWWRFGALAADPAQSYPFATPWLAMASNPLVLEFLLGCGLAWAYARWRHLLTPAMAVGMLATGCAAFALSLPLVGPDFSLAGRGLPAALLLAGAVAAEHTGVLRVPRALVWLGELSYALYLTHPTVIEGVKRLMPELAPDQTALQLLRFAIDAGLALALALLLHRWVELPGIAAGRRLARR; this is translated from the coding sequence GTGCCGGCGGCCCAGTCCCCGTCAGTCGCGCGGCTCGACAGCATCCAGGCCCTGCGCGGGCTGGCCGCCGCGTTCGTGGTGGTCTACCACTCCGGCCTGGCGCTGGGCGGCGCCGATGCGCCGGCGCTCAGTTGGCTGACCGACAACGTGATCAAGCGCGGCCATGTCGGCGTGGACGTGTTCTTTGTCATCAGCGGCTTCATCATCGCCTGGGTCGCGGTGCTGGCCCGGCCCCAGCCCGAACGCCCGCTCAGCTTCATGATCCGGCGCTGCTGCCGGCTGGCACCGCCGTACTGGACCATGTCGGCCATCCATGCACTGCTGCTCAATCCGGTCACACCAGCGGTGTTCGCGGCGTCGCTGGCATTCCTGCCGACTGCCACCGGCCACGCGCCGTACTACGGCTATCCGGCGCTGTACGTGGGCTGGTCGCTCAACTATGAGCTGGCGTTCTACGCCGCCTTCGCGCTGGGCCTGCTGCTGGCCGGGCGGCGCGCGCTGCTGGTGGTGCTGGCGGCCTTTGCGTTGACCACGCTGGTGCTGCCGTGGTGGCGCTTCGGCGCGCTGGCGGCCGATCCCGCGCAGAGCTACCCGTTCGCCACGCCGTGGCTGGCCATGGCCAGCAATCCACTGGTGCTGGAATTCCTGCTGGGTTGCGGGCTGGCGTGGGCCTACGCGCGCTGGCGCCACCTGCTGACGCCGGCCATGGCAGTGGGCATGCTGGCAACCGGTTGCGCCGCGTTCGCGCTGTCGCTGCCGCTGGTCGGGCCCGACTTCAGCCTGGCCGGGCGCGGGCTGCCCGCGGCGCTGCTGCTGGCCGGCGCCGTGGCGGCCGAGCACACCGGCGTGCTGCGCGTGCCGCGCGCGCTGGTCTGGCTGGGCGAGCTGTCGTATGCGCTCTACCTGACGCACCCCACCGTGATCGAGGGCGTCAAGCGCCTGATGCCTGAACTGGCGCCCGACCAGACTGCGCTGCAGCTGCTGCGCTTTGCCATCGATGCCGGCCTGGCGCTGGCGCTGGCCCTGCTGCTGCACCGCTGGGTCGAGCTGCCCGGCATCGCCGCCGGCCGGCGGCTGGCGCGGCGCTGA
- a CDS encoding (2Fe-2S)-binding protein, with protein MTTLNINVNGKTREVDVDPSTPLLWALRDNLEMTGTKFGCGMAACGACTVHVNGQATRSCVTPVSAAAGARITTIEGIGTDKVGRAVMDAWLKHDVAQCGYCQNGQVMSAIGLLRTKPRPTDADIDQAMAGNLCRCGTYQRIRAAIKDAARALA; from the coding sequence ATGACCACCCTCAATATCAACGTCAACGGCAAGACCCGTGAAGTCGACGTGGACCCGTCCACGCCGCTGCTGTGGGCGCTGCGTGACAACCTTGAAATGACCGGCACCAAGTTCGGCTGCGGCATGGCCGCATGCGGTGCCTGCACCGTGCACGTCAACGGCCAGGCCACGCGCAGCTGCGTGACGCCGGTATCCGCCGCTGCCGGCGCGCGCATCACCACCATCGAAGGCATCGGCACTGACAAGGTCGGGCGCGCGGTGATGGACGCCTGGCTCAAGCACGACGTGGCGCAATGCGGTTACTGCCAGAACGGCCAGGTGATGAGCGCCATCGGCCTGCTGCGCACCAAGCCGCGGCCTACCGACGCCGACATCGACCAGGCCATGGCCGGCAACCTGTGCCGCTGCGGCACCTACCAGCGCATCCGCGCGGCGATCAAAGACGCCGCCCGCGCGCTGGCCTGA